DNA from Marinagarivorans cellulosilyticus:
AAGGTACCCACTACCTGTTGTTAAAAAATGCCGACAAGTTAAATGATAAACAAGCCAATAAACTCCAGACATTGCTCGAAAATAATTCCAATATCAATACACTTTATATACTCAAAGAGCAGCTCCAAGCTTTGTGGAATGCAGGGAATTATGACGCCATGATGAATGCATTGGAGCAGTGGTGCGACATCGCGGAACAGACGAATATGCTCTATCTCAAGAAATTTGCAAAGTCACTAAGGAAGCATAGCGTAGGCATTTGTAACTACGGAAAACACGGGCTGACTAGCGCCAGAATTGAAGCCGGCAATGTCAGCATTGGCATGATTCGCAAGCGAGCAAGAGGCATCAAGGATACCGAGTACTTCAAGCTAAAAATAAGGCAATCATCGATGCCTGACGAGCAATCCATGTTCTATGGAAGCCACTAGATCACCTCACTAAAGCGGAGAAGAGCCAGGGCGCCTCTAGTTTTATTTGATATTACAAGAGGTTATGAACTCATATGAAATAGTACTGCGCGGCCTGTAAGCGGCTGCAGCGTAATGTTTGGCATAGTCTAGCAAAAACGGTCCTATCAAAGCATTTGGCTTCTGTTATGCTGGCTGTCTTCCTTCTGCGGGCTGCTCTCTTTTGCCTGCTCTTGCGCTCCACACTACAGGAATTATCTTAATGCAAAACCTTACCCCGGTAGGTCAGCAAACGGTTAATGATTTAAGTTGCCGTTATAACCTTAGCTACGATGCTGTTATGCATATGCTTATTGCGGTTAATAATGGTGCAGGTTCTATGGCGCAGTTTAATTGCCCCGAGTTAGGCGGTGGTGGGCAGTGGATGGCTGGCGGTATGACGATGGTGGGGGATATGTTTAACCACGGCCTAAAAAACACTGTTAACAATTTATGCGCAGAATTAGCTAATGCTTTGGCCAACAACACTATTTTTGCCCCTAATCCTACAACCGGTAGCCAAAATTGGTGGCCAAATGGTTTAGGGCAGCCATCAAGTTCTGGTGGGCAAAATAATTCGCGTTATGCCTTGTTCCCTAACCGCTTGGCGGTGGAGGTAAACGGCGCGGTAACGGTATACGATACGCTTGACCACAATATCGGCGGGGTTAGCCAGCAGCAAGGCTCTAACGATTCGCTTATGTTTAATAGCCAGTACGGTAATA
Protein-coding regions in this window:
- a CDS encoding SHOCT domain-containing protein, whose product is MQNLTPVGQQTVNDLSCRYNLSYDAVMHMLIAVNNGAGSMAQFNCPELGGGGQWMAGGMTMVGDMFNHGLKNTVNNLCAELANALANNTIFAPNPTTGSQNWWPNGLGQPSSSGGQNNSRYALFPNRLAVEVNGAVTVYDTLDHNIGGVSQQQGSNDSLMFNSQYGNISVSNLPVVSGGGTTSNQNFVQPAVNNAAPVNNPQPQPSQFEQSPSFEPAPSIQPSQSATGDVFQLIEKLANLRDIGAVTEEEYQNKKNDLLSRI